The Culex quinquefasciatus strain JHB chromosome 2, VPISU_Cqui_1.0_pri_paternal, whole genome shotgun sequence genome contains the following window.
ttatggaaaaaaaatctttattgtaGACTGAAGCTGAGTGAGGATACGTCAGGTCTTTTTATTTCTTCCGATATGTTCTATCTGGAAATCATTCTTGACCAAAACGGAAAGGTGCAAGATGTAAAGGTTCATCATGAGTGTAAAATGAAGCAACAGAGTTGCAGTGAACTTGTTTCTTGTCTACAACGAGGAGATTTTGTGGATTTTACAACACAGCTGGAAGGTCTTGCTTCGATATACCAATTGAATGCTGAAAAGAAGATCAAACTGAATGCTTTCGTTGCTCTTCAGGCGTTGGAGACTGATTTATATAATCTTTACTCACTGTCAACACAGCATTTCAATGACATTCATTCATTACTTCTAAAGTCGCCCCTTGGTGTTGCTCAAAAGCGAAGAGGTGGTCATGCAATGAAACTATCCTATTTCGTGACACCTTATGACCTGCTCGATCTAGAAGCAAGAATGATGAAACCCCTTAATGTTGATCTAATACTGTCAGAAAAAATTGGATGCAGTGTTGCAGTCAATTTGGAAGCATCAACTGCTAATAAGCTGCAGATTCAACCACTTCTAGTTCAACAAGGAAATTCTCCAGTTTACAGTCCAATAGAAAAGCACAACTCTACTTCGTTACCGGCCACTTTTGTTTTAAAACTTAACAAACCGATGGCCCTAAATGTTAAGATGTTCAagcaaattaaaatcataacgGGCGAAAGCTCAAGTGGAATTATTGATTTAGAAAATTCGTCAAGTTTAATACGATTGATTGTTGAATATGCATCAACCGGTGCAGCTAATAACATCGCTAAGGGACTGTTCGTTACACTGCCTGACCAACATCATTGTTACTAcatgaatgaaaacaaaaatctcgAGGTAATGTGCAATCTTCATGCATACAAGATCATGAACTAATTTCGTTCAATTATTTCAGGGTATCGTTGTAAGCAGCATTCCATTCACCGAGCCACAGCACGTTTCTAAAATATTAGTGTTTTTGCGACAACAAGCGCTGTTCAACCAACTGCTTTCCAGTTGCATTCGAAATAATAGCTCAACCAACACTCGAACCACTGATCATGACCAGCTTTTAGTGTTTGAAGTCACGGCATTATCCTGTCAGTACATCACGATATCACTTGAGCATCCTTTCGACGAATCTTTGGCCATGGTAGAGTTTGACTTGAGAAATTCATTGGCAATACAAGTACGTGTGTTCTGCAACGGTTATGAAAGTGATGAGCGCATCTCGAAACATATATCAATTGTCGTGCAACGTACGATGTCAATTCCAGTTACACTGAGAGCATTGATCAAGATTTGGGAAGAGGACTTTGAAGCCAAATTCAAAGGCAAGCTTAGTTCGAATGCTGGAGGAAATGGATGCATCGATGAAGTAAATTTTAGTTTGCCTATGGGCCCAGATGATGGTGGTGGGAGTGGGCCAGGTGGAGGAGGCGGTGGCAATGGTCTTGGAATGAATGGTCAACACACTACCGGCATTAACGGAAGTGGTTCCAGCCATCAAGAGTTTGTAGATGCTAAGAAGATCAAGTATGAAACCCAAGATCTATCTAAAAAACGACGTGTTGGAGAGGATTTTCGAAACAGCCCAAAGAGTAATAATATGGAAAAATCGCTCAAGAGCGAAGTGAATGTAGCAGATGATGATGATTGTGACGAGTCGAACAACAGTGACTCGTATAACTCTTTGGGTGGaaatcaaacaacaacaacaacacaacatGTATCATCATCGTCAGCATCAAAATCGTCATCGGGAAAACATACTCCCACATCACCGTTTGCATTGGGTATTGGAGAAGACGGATTTCGAAACAAGTTTACAGGAAAATGAACAGTCTTAACTCAAGTCCTGATacgattctcaaaaattctgagACAACTGATTGTTTAGAACCCACTAAAGCAATCAATCAGACGTCGGCGTCAAACCCAGAAGACAGTAATTTGACTGTGAGTGTTACGACGATAGAAGTGGGAAAGCAGAACATGTCTTCAAGCTCCGTTCTCAGTaacataaatttagataaacGACCTGGTATAGAAATTATACCATTATCGACTTCAGCCACCAGTATACCATCTTCAATCACAATAACACCTATACCGGTAGAAAACTGTGCGGGGCCTTCTAAAAATAGCAGTAGTGATAAAAGCTTAGTGGAAGCAGCAGCTCTAGTAGCAGTTCAAACCGCAAGAATAGCGACAGCAAAACTGAATCGGATAGAGCAAAGctcgaaaagaagaaaaaacgaaAGCATGAAGAGCATCAATCTCAACTGCAAATGGGACCACCGCATAAAATTCTATCCAAAAATGTATCTACCGATGGGCCAACATCGCCATCTGGAGGAAGCCGAAGAATTTCTATCTCTCCCGTACCACCAAAAAGTGGTAGCTCATCGAGTCCGAGGCACTCACCAGTGCATCACAGCAGCCCCAAACATCAGGGAAGCTATGGAACTTCGTCGCCAAAACATATTTCCGGTGGTAGTTCTGGTGGTGGAAAGCCAAGCATGTCGGCTCTGAAGTCTGCTGCTAGTGGTGGATCTCCAAATTCTAAATCATCCTCAGGAAGTAGTACAGGCAAAGATGAAGGTTCTGGAGTATTTTCCACGGGAAACACGAGCAAGAGCAGCAGTAGTAGTGGTTCCTCTTCATCTAGGGATCGAGATCGTGACCGCGAACGAAGTGATAAAAAATCCGTCTCTAATCCAAAACTTAAAACACCAGCGGTTAAATTGAAACAGTTAGACTTGGCAACTTGTGGGGCTTCACTAAGTGCTGGAGTGCAACTTGAGCTCATAAATAGTAACAGTAGCGGAGGAAGCAGTACTGGAAGCAGCAGCATAGATTATACTGACAACAGTTTATTTGCGTCATCAGACATGTCCAAAAATTCATCAGTGGCAGCTGCTTCAACGGCCGGCATGCTCCTGTTACAGCAGGCAATGAAGAACCGGAAAAGCTCTCTCAGCGCTGTGATTGATAAGCTCAAATCAGCACAAAGTGGCGATGAAAGCTCATTGATGTTATTGCCCGAACTAGCTCAGCAAGCAGGTTTCACGTTAAAGGAATCATCTGGCTCAAACAAAGTTGCCTCATCATCAAGCGCCAGCCCAACAACTATGGTTTCAAGTGAGTTgacccatttttatcgcaagtGGTAGATCGGGAGTTCAATCCTCTGCTCAGACCGTCTCCCCTCTGGATTCGATATTCTTCGAGGGTGTTCGATTCAGATTCACTTTTTTTTGACTCCCTGAAAAATacctttattttaaaatgaatgtaATTATATGTTGTGCTTCCACAGACATCCATGGTCATACTTCCTCATCAGCGTCAGCAACAGGAGCATCCTCATTGACCAACACAGTTGCTGCTTTGGATACTCAGTTGTCGTCAACGACCTCTCCTGTCCATGGAAAAAGCTCCGAATATTTGGTAAAGCCAAGTTCAGATGGAATGAAGTTAacaatccaaaacaaaaaaggaTCAAAAAGCAGTCTTTCTTCATCATCTACAAACTCAAAAAGTAGCTCAAAGTCTGGTCTAAAGCCGGGAGTATCCAGTGGACCAGGTTCCAAAAAATTACAGAGCTCTCAAAGTTTCAGTGGAAGTTTTTCCTCTGTTTCAAGCAGTAGCAGCAAATCAGGATCATccacaaaatcatcatttcaAAAGTCAAACTCCTCCAGTTCACTGTCAAATTCTAGTGGATCGCTCAAATCATCATCGAAGTCTGGGTCAAGTTCTTCTTCGAGTGGTAGTAGCAGCAAGGATAAAGCAAGAAATAGTTCCAAATCATCTTCTTTGATTTCATCTAATGCTATGACCCTTGCATCACAAGCAGCTGCCAATGCAGCTGTAAATGCAAATGCATTGAACGTTATGAAAATGCTCGGAATAACTTCGTCCATTCAAAATATGGAGGGATTCGTCAAAACTTTGGAtaccaaatttcaaattcccAAACTATCGGCAAGGT
Protein-coding sequences here:
- the LOC6040530 gene encoding mediator of RNA polymerase II transcription subunit 1, which codes for MGPPHKILSKNVSTDGPTSPSGGSRRISISPVPPKSGSSSSPRHSPVHHSSPKHQGSYGTSSPKHISGGSSGGGKPSMSALKSAASGGSPNSKSSSGSSTGKDEGSGVFSTGNTSKSSSSSGSSSSRDRDRDRERSDKKSVSNPKLKTPAVKLKQLDLATCGASLSAGVQLELINSNSSGGSSTGSSSIDYTDNSLFASSDMSKNSSVAAASTAGMLLLQQAMKNRKSSLSAVIDKLKSAQSGDESSLMLLPELAQQAGFTLKESSGSNKVASSSSASPTTMVSNIHGHTSSSASATGASSLTNTVAALDTQLSSTTSPVHGKSSEYLVKPSSDGMKLTIQNKKGSKSSLSSSSTNSKSSSKSGLKPGVSSGPGSKKLQSSQSFSGSFSSVSSSSSKSGSSTKSSFQKSNSSSSLSNSSGSLKSSSKSGSSSSSSGSSSKDKARNSSKSSSLISSNAMTLASQAAANAAVNANALNVMKMLGITSSIQNMEGFVKTLDTKFQIPKLSARSASSGNDLDKIKELRAVSAPTTPLQNMSQSPTGINDFSLPFNKLPGDVSPLHSAMLPNVMQKMFAGHDNAMLLRRSPNLEHQASNDGFPSQHGKGSTPPTPTISIPPPFPSPVGLQSHAMDFSNSSDSIDNSNLMLPPTRPSSTMSNHSSSDKLIDATGGNNSMDSFSSSPSAQAIAAAAAQFINKLDNTQQLVAALKNHHLNALSNAAAAAACSSVGSGSVTSPTSVSVHIMKSPAPSPLGMPGNSVDDDLMDDTLVQIGGK